A region from the Halosolutus gelatinilyticus genome encodes:
- a CDS encoding Hvo_1808 family surface protein yields MRSTRPPLLALLVVLSLFAVPLSAVGTAPVSDGPQSSSVDTARQAGSSADLAAAGAVQEQEQERDPDPSTEETIGYVEGYWYDDELPVDDRDNASLDDDELEAVVYRSMARVEVIRGLTFQDDVPVEVVSRDEFESEHDVVANLSGAERLQENVNYEALFMVNRSSSAIGGMETLYGGAVDGYYEPETDRIVIVSNTPDEPELNEVVLGHELVHALQDQHFNLTSFDRETIDRDAATNGLVEGDAVTVETEYQKRCEGEWECTLPEGQPAVPPEVNWGMYFAVFQPYDDGPNYVETLRERGGWAAVNDAYDDPPASTAEVIRPGEDRDPAAIDVEDRSSDGWRQLEIDGEPASETVGEAAMVAMFAGTAIDPSQPSVIDRGSFLNLDAQGYVDEIDYDQSYTDGWAGDELVTYVADDVDEIDDPTAAADDAGYVWRTEWNSSEDADEFVDGYLRLLAIHGAEPVDGRQDTFKIDDDYPGAYYVNVDNETVTIVRAPSVDALDGIEAGAAPEGEDTLEFSGAASAEGGDTAGDGDGGAESSESIPGFGLPVAILSLSTGTLAIRSRRLRSRRS; encoded by the coding sequence ATGAGATCGACGCGCCCACCGCTGCTCGCCCTCCTCGTCGTCCTGTCACTGTTCGCGGTTCCGCTTTCGGCGGTCGGCACCGCTCCGGTCTCCGACGGCCCGCAGTCGTCGTCGGTCGATACGGCCCGGCAGGCCGGGTCCTCGGCCGACTTGGCCGCCGCTGGCGCCGTCCAGGAGCAGGAACAGGAGCGAGATCCCGATCCCTCGACCGAAGAGACGATCGGCTACGTCGAGGGCTACTGGTACGACGACGAGTTGCCCGTCGACGACCGCGACAACGCCAGCCTTGACGACGACGAGCTCGAGGCGGTCGTCTACCGGTCCATGGCCCGGGTCGAGGTGATCCGGGGGTTGACCTTCCAAGACGACGTGCCGGTCGAGGTCGTCTCCCGCGACGAGTTCGAGTCCGAGCACGACGTCGTCGCCAACCTGAGCGGGGCCGAACGCCTTCAGGAGAACGTCAACTACGAGGCGCTGTTTATGGTCAACCGCTCTTCGAGCGCGATCGGCGGCATGGAGACGCTGTACGGCGGCGCGGTCGACGGCTACTACGAACCCGAGACCGATCGGATCGTTATCGTCTCGAACACCCCGGACGAGCCCGAGCTGAACGAAGTCGTCCTCGGCCACGAGCTGGTCCACGCCCTCCAGGACCAGCACTTCAACCTGACGAGTTTCGACCGCGAGACGATCGATCGCGACGCCGCGACGAACGGGCTCGTCGAGGGTGACGCCGTCACCGTCGAAACCGAGTACCAGAAGCGCTGCGAGGGCGAGTGGGAGTGTACGCTCCCCGAGGGACAGCCGGCGGTTCCCCCCGAGGTCAACTGGGGGATGTACTTCGCGGTCTTTCAGCCGTACGACGACGGCCCCAACTACGTCGAGACCCTTCGCGAGCGGGGCGGCTGGGCGGCCGTCAACGACGCCTACGACGACCCGCCGGCCAGCACGGCCGAAGTGATCCGGCCCGGCGAGGATCGCGACCCGGCCGCGATCGACGTCGAGGACCGATCGAGCGACGGGTGGCGGCAACTCGAGATCGACGGCGAACCCGCGAGCGAGACGGTCGGCGAGGCCGCGATGGTCGCGATGTTCGCCGGGACCGCGATCGATCCGTCCCAGCCATCGGTAATCGATCGCGGCTCGTTCCTCAACCTCGACGCGCAGGGCTACGTCGACGAGATCGACTACGATCAGTCGTACACGGACGGCTGGGCGGGCGACGAACTGGTGACGTACGTCGCCGACGACGTCGACGAGATCGACGATCCGACCGCCGCGGCGGACGACGCCGGCTACGTGTGGCGGACCGAGTGGAACTCGTCCGAGGACGCCGACGAGTTCGTCGACGGCTACCTCCGACTGCTCGCCATCCACGGTGCCGAACCCGTCGACGGCCGCCAGGACACGTTCAAGATCGACGACGACTACCCCGGCGCCTACTACGTCAACGTCGACAACGAGACGGTGACGATCGTCCGCGCGCCGTCCGTGGACGCGCTCGACGGTATCGAGGCGGGCGCCGCACCCGAGGGCGAGGACACGCTCGAATTCTCCGGCGCGGCGAGCGCCGAGGGCGGGGATACGGCGGGTGACGGCGACGGCGGCGCGGAATCCAGCGAGTCGATCCCCGGATTCGGCCTCCCCGTCGCGATCCTCTCGCTCTCGACCGGGACGCTCGCGATCCGATCGCGCCGATTGCGGTCGCGACGGTCATGA
- a CDS encoding Hvo_1808 family surface protein: MGRARLFAAVALVVLSGCALPGSSGQFDTDRELGAVDDYAHDDEFAFDASDGLTERQLEAVKYRSMARIEVLRGLKYERDVELEVIDRAEYRERRGESNPASRFDDELWRGAFVVDEGADPNRALDDLYGDAVQGYYANDRIVIVTDDPDEIRIDRRVLAHELAHALQDQHFGLGRDGETIDERRAELGIIEGEAEFLARLYDRRCGGTWQCLPDRDRPVSAPDDRRFNVGLFLSIYAPYSEGPTFVSHLREADGWRGVDRAHDERPASTAQLIHPERYPDTRPVDVEIEDRSTDEWDPITDDGGEVQTETIGEATLFATLVDNEVVDPASIVGGEADLSPYNYSHSYTDGWAGDAFQAYADGDRTGHVWRLRWESTADADEFADAYRELLGNNGAERVDDGIYRIAEDESFTGAYRVTVAGDTVTIVGAPTVDDLDEIRAEADADASISSTPAVASPATVASSSPGPAPIGA; the protein is encoded by the coding sequence ATGGGCCGGGCCAGACTGTTCGCGGCCGTCGCGCTGGTAGTGCTGTCGGGGTGTGCGCTTCCCGGGAGTTCGGGACAGTTCGATACCGATCGCGAACTGGGCGCCGTCGACGACTACGCGCACGACGACGAGTTCGCGTTCGACGCGAGCGACGGCCTCACCGAACGCCAGCTCGAGGCGGTCAAGTACCGTTCGATGGCCCGAATCGAGGTCCTTCGCGGGCTCAAGTACGAGCGCGACGTGGAGCTCGAGGTGATCGACAGGGCGGAGTACCGCGAGCGCCGCGGCGAGAGCAACCCGGCCTCGCGGTTCGACGACGAGCTGTGGCGCGGCGCGTTCGTCGTCGACGAAGGGGCGGACCCGAACCGCGCGCTGGACGACCTTTACGGCGACGCGGTCCAGGGCTACTACGCGAACGATCGGATCGTCATCGTTACCGACGACCCCGACGAGATACGGATCGATCGCCGGGTGCTGGCCCACGAACTGGCCCACGCCCTCCAGGACCAGCACTTCGGACTCGGCCGCGACGGCGAGACGATCGACGAGCGCCGTGCCGAACTGGGGATCATCGAGGGCGAGGCGGAGTTCCTGGCGCGGCTGTACGACCGGCGCTGCGGCGGGACGTGGCAGTGTCTGCCCGACCGCGACCGCCCGGTGTCGGCGCCCGACGATCGGCGGTTCAACGTCGGGCTCTTCCTCTCGATCTACGCGCCGTACTCCGAGGGGCCGACGTTCGTCTCGCACCTCCGCGAGGCCGACGGCTGGCGCGGGGTCGATCGAGCCCACGACGAGCGGCCCGCGAGTACGGCGCAACTGATCCACCCCGAACGGTACCCCGATACTCGACCGGTCGACGTCGAGATCGAGGACCGATCGACCGACGAGTGGGACCCCATCACGGACGACGGCGGCGAGGTCCAGACCGAGACGATCGGCGAGGCGACCCTGTTCGCGACCCTTGTCGACAACGAGGTCGTCGACCCCGCGTCGATCGTCGGCGGCGAGGCCGACCTCTCGCCGTACAACTACTCCCACTCGTACACGGACGGCTGGGCCGGCGACGCCTTCCAGGCGTACGCGGACGGCGATCGGACGGGCCACGTCTGGCGCCTCCGGTGGGAGAGTACGGCGGACGCGGACGAGTTCGCCGACGCGTACCGCGAGTTACTCGGGAACAACGGCGCGGAGCGAGTCGACGACGGCATCTACCGCATCGCCGAGGACGAGTCCTTCACCGGCGCCTACCGCGTAACCGTCGCGGGCGATACCGTCACGATCGTCGGCGCCCCGACGGTGGACGATCTCGACGAGATCCGCGCCGAAGCCGACGCCGACGCGTCCATTTCGTCGACGCCAGCGGTCGCGTCCCCCGCGACTGTCGCCTCGTCGTCACCCGGACCGGCGCCCATCGGCGCCTGA